The following proteins are encoded in a genomic region of Porphyrobacter sp. CACIAM 03H1:
- a CDS encoding EAL domain-containing protein: MAGEPIRKFATHNPRPLGSGRDLRSVATARQAAGEAASSDQRGRGERRGPERLKAERAGGLQQAIDEPASEQNFFLPREAGGMTMFLLAAFGMALVVHQGLPSTITLSFALASAALFACGSLFAATERQAEKASALRLGIVGVGIVLPMACAGIALAMWVSEGLPWQWAIGTLVCINAAAAALFDMRIISLFCAKIASWAGFALLVPEAVTLAAVFAAALTLALIARLEWKAAQRRRLAREARERVAARAEDILRSFEETGQGWFWETDRRGLITYISPKAALVLGKTADEVVGCPLSEIVDPSQGAADAERTLAFHLSARSAFHDVEVRAATTGDERWWALAGRPVYDSYKNFCGFRGHGTDLTEKRRSEQQVSRLAHYDSLTGLANRVQMSQALEQILAAPSGRERACAVLMLDLDRFKHVNDTLGHPAGDALLKQVAQRLERAIGGAGRCGRLGGDEFQVIVPGHQSRNALGNMAQEIIASLSQPYSIQGQSVVIGASVGIALAPEHGANSDELIRNVDLALYAAKDAGRGVFRFYAEDLHAAAEERAELEQDLREAIAKGELELYYQPVVYAANEKIVGFEALMRWNHPKRGWISPAKFVPIAEDAGLIDRIGQWALRTACADLARWPRAIRCAVNVSALQFANPDLPTIVANALAHSGVAPSRLELEITESVFLNDSQGTDAMFKALKRVGVRLALDDFGTGYSSLGYLKKAPFDKIKIDRSFVQGATEEGSRNGAIIASITSLAEALHMDTTAEGVETLDELELVRLLGCSHIQGYIYFKPMNASDATALVSGDLIAEADGPQSARAPRQNLLRRVVVVHNGNRLNATLRNISESGAMIEGLWNMPAGSTVRVEFSAEKSVTAQVRWSRENRVGIEFHAPLKRRADGSFAVLKGPATQATGTGGW, encoded by the coding sequence ATGGCCGGGGAACCAATCCGCAAATTCGCAACGCACAATCCGCGCCCGCTCGGTTCGGGACGCGATCTGCGGTCTGTCGCCACCGCGCGGCAGGCCGCGGGCGAGGCTGCAAGCTCGGACCAGCGCGGCCGCGGGGAGCGTCGCGGTCCGGAGCGCCTGAAAGCGGAACGCGCAGGCGGCCTCCAGCAGGCGATCGACGAACCCGCAAGCGAGCAGAACTTCTTCCTTCCGCGCGAGGCGGGCGGCATGACCATGTTCCTGCTTGCCGCCTTCGGGATGGCGCTGGTGGTGCACCAGGGTCTTCCCTCCACCATCACGCTCAGCTTCGCGCTCGCCTCGGCGGCGCTGTTCGCCTGCGGCTCGCTCTTTGCCGCGACCGAGCGGCAGGCCGAGAAGGCCAGCGCGCTGCGCCTCGGCATCGTGGGGGTGGGGATCGTGCTGCCGATGGCATGCGCGGGGATCGCGCTCGCGATGTGGGTGAGCGAGGGGCTGCCCTGGCAATGGGCGATCGGCACGCTGGTATGCATCAACGCCGCCGCCGCCGCCCTGTTCGACATGCGTATCATCTCGCTGTTCTGCGCCAAGATCGCGAGTTGGGCGGGCTTTGCGCTGCTCGTGCCCGAGGCAGTCACCCTCGCTGCCGTTTTCGCCGCCGCGCTGACTCTCGCGCTGATCGCACGGCTCGAATGGAAAGCCGCACAGCGCCGCCGCCTCGCTCGCGAGGCCCGCGAGCGCGTTGCCGCCCGCGCCGAGGACATCCTGCGCAGCTTCGAGGAGACCGGGCAGGGCTGGTTCTGGGAAACCGACCGCCGCGGGCTCATCACCTACATCTCGCCCAAGGCCGCGCTGGTGCTGGGCAAGACGGCCGACGAAGTGGTCGGCTGCCCGCTGAGCGAGATCGTCGACCCCTCCCAGGGCGCCGCCGATGCCGAGCGCACGCTGGCCTTCCATCTGTCCGCCCGTTCGGCCTTCCACGATGTCGAGGTGCGCGCCGCGACGACGGGCGATGAACGCTGGTGGGCGCTCGCGGGCCGACCGGTCTACGACAGCTACAAGAACTTCTGCGGCTTCCGCGGCCACGGCACCGACCTGACCGAGAAGCGCCGTTCCGAGCAGCAGGTCTCGCGCCTCGCGCATTACGATTCGCTCACCGGCCTCGCCAACCGCGTGCAGATGAGCCAGGCGCTCGAACAGATCCTCGCGGCCCCGAGCGGACGCGAACGCGCCTGCGCAGTGCTGATGCTCGATCTCGACCGCTTCAAGCACGTCAACGATACCCTCGGCCACCCGGCGGGCGATGCCCTGCTCAAGCAGGTCGCCCAGCGCCTAGAGCGGGCCATCGGCGGGGCGGGGCGCTGCGGACGTCTGGGCGGCGACGAGTTCCAGGTGATCGTTCCCGGCCATCAGAGCCGCAACGCGCTGGGCAACATGGCGCAGGAAATCATCGCCTCGCTTTCGCAGCCCTATTCGATCCAGGGCCAGAGCGTGGTGATCGGCGCATCGGTCGGCATCGCGCTTGCGCCTGAGCATGGTGCCAACAGCGACGAGCTGATCCGCAACGTCGACCTCGCGCTTTACGCCGCCAAGGATGCCGGGCGCGGGGTGTTCCGCTTCTACGCCGAGGACCTCCACGCCGCCGCCGAAGAACGCGCCGAGCTCGAACAGGACCTGCGCGAGGCGATCGCCAAGGGCGAGCTCGAGCTCTACTACCAGCCTGTCGTCTATGCCGCGAACGAGAAGATCGTCGGCTTCGAGGCGCTGATGCGCTGGAACCACCCCAAGCGCGGCTGGATCAGCCCGGCCAAGTTCGTGCCGATTGCCGAGGATGCAGGGCTCATTGACCGCATCGGTCAATGGGCGCTGCGCACGGCCTGCGCCGACCTTGCCCGCTGGCCGCGCGCGATCCGCTGCGCGGTCAACGTCTCGGCGCTCCAGTTCGCCAACCCTGACCTGCCGACCATCGTCGCCAATGCGCTGGCGCACAGCGGCGTCGCGCCTTCCCGGCTCGAGCTGGAAATCACCGAAAGCGTGTTCCTCAACGACAGCCAGGGCACGGACGCGATGTTCAAGGCCCTGAAGCGCGTCGGCGTGCGGCTTGCGCTCGATGACTTCGGCACCGGCTATTCCTCGCTCGGCTATCTGAAGAAGGCGCCGTTCGACAAGATCAAGATCGACCGCAGCTTCGTGCAGGGCGCGACCGAAGAGGGCAGCCGCAACGGCGCGATCATCGCCTCGATCACCTCACTGGCCGAGGCGCTGCACATGGATACCACGGCGGAAGGCGTGGAGACGCTCGACGAGCTCGAGCTCGTCCGCCTGCTCGGGTGCAGCCACATCCAGGGCTACATCTACTTCAAGCCGATGAACGCCTCCGATGCGACCGCGCTGGTCTCGGGCGATCTCATCGCCGAGGCCGATGGTCCGCAATCGGCCCGTGCGCCGCGCCAGAACCTGCTGCGCCGGGTGGTGGTGGTCCACAACGGCAACCGCCTCAACGCGACGCTGCGCAACATCTCGGAAAGCGGGGCTATGATCGAGGGTCTGTGGAACATGCCCGCAGGCAGCACGGTGCGGGTCGAGTTCTCGGCCGAAAAGTCGGTCACGGCGCAGGTGCGCTGGTCGCGTGAGAACCGCGTGGGGATCGAATTCCATGCTCCGCTGAAGCGCCGCGCCGACGGCAGCTTCGCCGTGCTCAAGGGGCCGGCCACCCAGGCCACCGGCACCGGCGGCTGGTAA
- a CDS encoding PHA/PHB synthase family protein, with protein MASSKVKLENEAAQSTNALGPLIGVAREDFVSAVALLLRETASDPSRFIRHSTAMAQDMVKIMTGKSDLAPDPKDKRFMDPAWQYNPFFRAGAQYYLAVQKGMKNWLEDLELDELERNRANFIANIILDGLAPTNTLVGNPTAQKQIINSGGLSLIKGLQNAYNDIVHNKGMVSQVDKRPFKLGENVATSKGAVVYRDEMMELIQYAPSTEEVYEVPQLTIPPQINKMYINDLSPDKSVVKWQVDNGIQTFVISWRNPSKDQGHWGMDEYIAACEKALEVVSSITGSKKVNVSAGCSGGQTASVLASKLAATGNPILGTLTLMVCVLHPKPTDIEAGSLVSENGMQLARQRAMKQGVIKADDLARGFAWLRPNDLIWNYVINNYLLGQDPPAFDVLFWNADATNLSSSLMGDFLTLFETLAFTKKGEVEMAGHKIDLSKVTADLFILGGVTDHITPWKATYRSTQLFGSKDVTYVLSQSGHMQAILNPPTNPKAKYFVQKKAGKLPATADEWLAGVEEVKGSWWPLWMEWVQKRSGKKKPAPAALGNDTFQPGDPAPGLYVVEEV; from the coding sequence ATGGCAAGCAGCAAAGTGAAGCTCGAGAACGAGGCAGCCCAGTCCACCAATGCGCTGGGGCCGCTGATCGGCGTGGCGCGGGAGGATTTCGTCAGCGCCGTCGCCCTGCTCCTGCGCGAGACCGCCTCCGATCCTTCGCGCTTCATCCGCCATTCCACCGCGATGGCGCAGGACATGGTCAAGATCATGACCGGCAAGAGCGACCTTGCCCCGGACCCCAAGGACAAGCGGTTCATGGATCCGGCCTGGCAGTACAACCCCTTCTTCCGCGCCGGCGCGCAATATTACCTCGCCGTGCAGAAGGGGATGAAGAACTGGCTCGAGGACCTCGAGCTCGACGAGCTCGAGCGCAACCGCGCGAACTTCATCGCCAACATCATCCTCGACGGCCTCGCCCCCACCAACACGCTGGTCGGCAACCCCACGGCGCAGAAGCAGATCATCAATTCGGGCGGCCTCAGCCTCATCAAGGGCCTGCAGAACGCCTATAACGACATCGTCCACAACAAGGGGATGGTGAGCCAGGTCGACAAGCGCCCGTTCAAGCTGGGCGAGAACGTCGCGACCTCGAAGGGCGCGGTGGTCTATCGCGACGAGATGATGGAGCTGATCCAGTATGCCCCCTCGACCGAGGAGGTTTACGAGGTCCCGCAGCTGACCATTCCGCCGCAGATCAACAAGATGTATATCAACGACTTGAGCCCCGACAAATCGGTGGTCAAGTGGCAGGTCGACAACGGCATCCAGACCTTCGTGATCTCGTGGCGCAACCCCAGCAAGGATCAGGGCCACTGGGGCATGGACGAATATATCGCCGCCTGCGAGAAGGCGCTTGAGGTGGTGTCCTCGATCACCGGCTCGAAGAAGGTCAACGTCTCGGCCGGGTGCTCGGGCGGGCAGACCGCCTCGGTGCTCGCCTCGAAGCTCGCCGCGACGGGCAATCCGATCCTCGGAACGCTGACGCTGATGGTCTGCGTGCTCCACCCCAAGCCCACCGACATCGAGGCCGGCTCGCTCGTCTCCGAGAACGGGATGCAGCTCGCCCGCCAGCGCGCGATGAAGCAGGGCGTGATCAAGGCCGACGACCTCGCGCGCGGCTTTGCCTGGCTGCGCCCGAACGACCTCATCTGGAACTACGTCATCAACAACTACCTGCTGGGTCAGGATCCGCCGGCCTTCGACGTGCTGTTCTGGAACGCGGACGCGACCAACCTGTCTTCCAGCCTGATGGGCGACTTCCTCACGCTGTTCGAAACCCTCGCCTTCACCAAGAAGGGCGAAGTCGAGATGGCCGGGCACAAGATCGATCTTTCCAAGGTCACCGCTGACCTGTTCATCCTCGGCGGGGTGACCGACCACATCACCCCGTGGAAGGCGACCTACCGTTCGACCCAGCTGTTCGGATCGAAGGACGTGACCTACGTGCTCTCGCAAAGCGGCCACATGCAGGCGATCCTCAACCCGCCGACCAACCCCAAGGCGAAGTATTTCGTCCAGAAGAAGGCCGGCAAGCTCCCCGCCACCGCCGACGAGTGGCTGGCCGGGGTCGAGGAGGTCAAGGGCAGCTGGTGGCCGTTGTGGATGGAATGGGTGCAGAAGCGTTCGGGCAAGAAGAAACCCGCCCCCGCCGCTCTCGGCAACGACACGTTCCAGCCCGGCGACCCGGCCCCGGGACTCTACGTCGTCGAAGAAGTCTGA
- a CDS encoding alpha/beta fold hydrolase: MTNPMDDAIVTMEQVGGRTLRTAAWRLDMPSDHLPVLFFNGIGANIEAVAPLAASLPERGFLMFDMPGTGESPDPLIPYNPFTMSWTAAELLGKYGLDEVDVMGVSWGGAMAQHFALQHPKRTRRLTLIATTPGMLMVPGNPAAFTKMADPRRYIDPEFMNEHFATLYGGVDRDGASHQKDSHIGRLKPPSPRGYMYQLMCMMGWTSLPALPFMKKETLIMMGEDDKIVPVINGRILKAMIPNSRLVTFAGGGHLFLLTHADESVAAIREFLDAPETAKEAKRAAA; this comes from the coding sequence GTGACCAATCCCATGGACGATGCCATCGTCACGATGGAGCAAGTGGGCGGCCGGACGCTACGGACTGCGGCCTGGCGGCTCGACATGCCCTCCGATCACCTGCCGGTGCTGTTCTTCAACGGCATCGGGGCGAATATCGAGGCCGTGGCCCCGCTCGCCGCCTCCCTGCCCGAGCGCGGGTTCCTGATGTTCGACATGCCGGGGACGGGCGAATCGCCCGATCCGCTGATCCCCTACAACCCCTTCACCATGAGCTGGACCGCCGCCGAGCTGCTCGGCAAGTACGGGCTCGATGAGGTCGACGTGATGGGCGTCTCGTGGGGCGGCGCGATGGCGCAGCACTTCGCGCTCCAGCACCCCAAGCGCACCCGGCGGCTCACGCTGATCGCGACCACCCCGGGGATGCTGATGGTGCCGGGCAATCCGGCTGCCTTCACCAAGATGGCCGACCCGCGCCGCTACATCGATCCCGAGTTCATGAACGAGCATTTCGCCACGCTCTACGGCGGGGTGGACCGGGACGGCGCCAGCCACCAGAAGGACAGCCACATCGGGCGGCTGAAGCCCCCTTCCCCGCGCGGCTACATGTATCAGCTGATGTGCATGATGGGCTGGACCAGCCTGCCCGCCCTGCCCTTCATGAAGAAGGAAACCCTGATCATGATGGGCGAGGACGACAAGATCGTCCCCGTCATCAACGGCCGGATCCTGAAGGCGATGATCCCCAATTCGCGGCTCGTCACCTTCGCCGGCGGCGGGCACCTGTTCCTTCTGACCCATGCCGACGAGAGCGTCGCCGCGATCCGCGAATTCCTGGATGCGCCGGAGACCGCGAAGGAAGCGAAACGCGCAGCCGCCTGA
- a CDS encoding DUF427 domain-containing protein: MVKAIWNGAVIAESDATIVVEGNHYFPREAVDPAVLAPSATMTVCPWKGTAHYHSIVVHGATNPDAAWYYPEPKDAAARIKNHVAFWRGVVVG, translated from the coding sequence ATGGTCAAGGCAATCTGGAACGGTGCGGTGATTGCCGAGAGCGACGCGACCATCGTGGTCGAAGGCAACCACTACTTCCCGCGGGAAGCCGTCGATCCCGCCGTGCTCGCCCCAAGCGCCACGATGACGGTCTGCCCGTGGAAGGGCACCGCGCATTACCACAGCATCGTCGTGCACGGGGCGACCAACCCCGACGCCGCGTGGTACTATCCCGAACCGAAGGACGCTGCCGCCCGGATCAAGAACCACGTCGCCTTCTGGCGCGGGGTGGTGGTGGGCTGA
- a CDS encoding glycerophosphodiester phosphodiesterase family protein: protein MGRKRVFRIGFAGLAAWAALSAPLAAQDTGAWRLAPESDLSAMLDCFEAAGQTLVSGHRGGPTPGLPENAIPTMDALLMAAPAIMEVDVGQSADGVLFLLHDDRLDRTTTGTGEAAAQSWATLSQLKLKDNWGWVTPYAIPTLAEALQWAKGRTVLQIDFKRSADYGKVVAAIRAAGMERGVILIAYSVEQAAALHRAAPEMLLSVSIDEPGDVAALAAAGIPEERMVAFTGTRLPRPELYSELDKADIEVIFGTLGRPPRSIDAVIARLGMEERYAELGKEGVDILATDRPREAAAALAEAGRLPKAGQCGVSRGE from the coding sequence ATGGGTCGCAAACGGGTTTTTCGCATCGGATTTGCAGGACTTGCGGCATGGGCCGCACTCTCGGCGCCGCTCGCCGCGCAGGATACGGGCGCATGGCGGCTGGCGCCGGAGAGCGATCTTTCGGCCATGCTCGATTGCTTCGAGGCCGCCGGGCAGACGCTGGTGTCCGGCCATCGCGGCGGGCCGACGCCGGGACTGCCGGAAAATGCCATCCCGACGATGGACGCGCTGCTGATGGCCGCGCCCGCGATCATGGAAGTCGATGTCGGACAAAGCGCCGACGGCGTGCTGTTCCTGCTGCACGACGACCGGCTCGATCGCACCACCACCGGCACGGGCGAGGCGGCGGCGCAAAGCTGGGCGACGCTCAGCCAGCTGAAGCTGAAGGACAATTGGGGCTGGGTCACGCCCTACGCCATCCCGACTCTTGCCGAGGCGCTGCAATGGGCGAAGGGGCGCACCGTGCTCCAGATCGATTTCAAGCGCTCTGCCGATTACGGCAAGGTCGTCGCCGCGATCCGCGCGGCGGGGATGGAGCGCGGCGTGATCCTGATCGCCTATTCAGTCGAACAGGCCGCCGCCTTGCACCGAGCCGCGCCCGAAATGCTGCTGTCGGTCTCGATCGACGAGCCCGGCGATGTCGCCGCGCTGGCGGCGGCGGGCATCCCCGAGGAGCGCATGGTCGCCTTCACCGGGACGCGCCTGCCGCGGCCGGAGCTCTACAGCGAACTCGACAAGGCCGATATCGAGGTGATCTTCGGCACCCTGGGCCGCCCGCCGCGTTCGATCGACGCGGTGATCGCGCGGCTGGGCATGGAAGAACGCTATGCCGAACTCGGCAAGGAGGGTGTCGACATCCTCGCCACCGACCGCCCGCGCGAGGCCGCTGCAGCGCTTGCCGAGGCGGGGCGGCTGCCCAAGGCAGGGCAGTGCGGGGTCAGCCGGGGCGAATAA
- a CDS encoding N-acyl-D-amino-acid deacylase family protein has product MAQYDLIIRGGTIVDGTGSPSFTGDVAVKDGLIAAVGRIIGSAPDEIDATGMIVAPGFVDIHTHYDGQATWDQEMAPSSWHGVTTVVMGNCGVGFAPARPDRHDWLISLMEGVEDIPGTALAEGITWDWETFPEYLDALEKLPRTVDVGTHVPHGAVRAYVLGDREQPGAVPTAEDIAEMSRIVEEGVRAGALGFSTSRTVLHKSVDGELVPGTTATAEELIAIGRAMGRARAAGGHAVFEIASDLKREWNEFGWMGQLSREAGIPVTFAALQSIAKEMSLGEQIDAMRAENDNGANIVAQIALRGNGIVMAWQGTVHPFRFRPSWMAIADLPWEEQKAMLLDPVFKAQMLAEPNDYADAPKDIGGVVMAISMGWTLQYEMDPDFDYEPGPEASINARAAAAGVSPQEYAYDLLCRDDGRGFIYLPILNYADGNLDFLHPLQHADDTVNSLSDGGAHCGTICDAASPTFMLEHWVKGRRRGARIALEQAIKRQCRDTAVLYGLEDRGLIQPGYLADINVIDLERLKLGKPWLAFDLPAGGKRLLQKAEGYVATIKSGVVTFRRGQWTGATPGGVIRGPQRMDLAEAAE; this is encoded by the coding sequence ATGGCGCAATACGACCTGATCATCCGGGGCGGCACGATCGTGGACGGGACAGGCAGCCCCTCCTTCACCGGCGATGTGGCAGTGAAGGACGGGCTGATCGCGGCGGTGGGGCGGATTATCGGGAGCGCGCCCGATGAGATCGACGCCACCGGCATGATCGTCGCCCCCGGCTTCGTCGACATCCACACCCATTATGACGGGCAGGCGACCTGGGATCAGGAGATGGCGCCATCGAGCTGGCACGGGGTGACGACGGTCGTCATGGGCAATTGCGGCGTCGGCTTCGCCCCGGCGCGCCCCGACCGCCACGATTGGCTGATCAGCCTGATGGAAGGCGTGGAGGACATCCCCGGCACGGCGCTCGCCGAAGGGATCACCTGGGACTGGGAGACTTTCCCCGAATATCTCGATGCGCTGGAGAAGCTCCCCCGCACGGTCGATGTCGGCACCCATGTGCCCCACGGGGCGGTGCGCGCCTATGTGCTGGGGGACCGCGAGCAGCCCGGCGCGGTGCCCACGGCGGAGGACATCGCCGAGATGAGCCGGATCGTCGAGGAGGGTGTGCGCGCGGGCGCGCTCGGCTTCTCGACCTCCCGCACGGTGCTCCACAAGTCGGTCGATGGCGAGCTCGTCCCCGGCACCACCGCCACGGCCGAGGAACTGATCGCCATCGGCCGCGCAATGGGCCGCGCCCGGGCGGCAGGCGGCCATGCGGTGTTCGAGATCGCCAGCGACCTGAAGCGCGAGTGGAACGAATTCGGCTGGATGGGGCAATTGAGCCGCGAGGCGGGCATCCCCGTCACCTTCGCTGCGCTGCAATCTATCGCCAAGGAGATGTCGCTGGGCGAGCAGATCGACGCCATGCGCGCCGAGAACGACAATGGTGCGAACATCGTCGCCCAGATAGCACTTCGTGGCAATGGCATTGTCATGGCATGGCAAGGTACTGTCCACCCCTTCCGCTTCCGGCCGAGCTGGATGGCGATCGCCGACCTGCCGTGGGAGGAACAGAAGGCAATGCTCCTCGACCCCGTCTTCAAGGCGCAGATGCTCGCCGAGCCGAACGACTACGCCGATGCCCCCAAGGACATCGGCGGGGTGGTGATGGCGATCAGCATGGGCTGGACGCTGCAATACGAGATGGATCCCGATTTCGACTACGAACCGGGCCCCGAGGCGAGCATCAACGCCCGCGCCGCGGCGGCGGGGGTGTCGCCGCAGGAGTATGCCTACGACCTGCTCTGCCGCGACGATGGCAGGGGTTTCATCTACCTGCCGATCCTCAACTACGCCGACGGTAATCTCGATTTCCTGCACCCGCTCCAGCATGCCGACGACACGGTGAACTCGCTCTCGGACGGCGGCGCACATTGCGGGACGATCTGCGATGCCGCCTCGCCGACCTTCATGCTCGAACACTGGGTGAAGGGCCGCAGGCGGGGCGCGCGGATTGCCCTTGAACAGGCGATCAAGCGCCAGTGCCGCGACACGGCAGTGCTCTACGGGCTCGAGGATCGCGGGCTGATCCAGCCGGGCTATCTCGCCGATATCAACGTGATTGATCTGGAGCGATTGAAGCTCGGCAAGCCGTGGCTCGCCTTCGACCTGCCGGCGGGCGGCAAGCGCCTGCTCCAGAAGGCGGAAGGCTATGTCGCCACGATCAAGAGCGGTGTCGTCACCTTCCGGCGCGGGCAGTGGACGGGCGCGACCCCCGGCGGCGTGATCCGCGGGCCGCAGCGGATGGATCTGGCCGAGGCGGCGGAGTAG
- a CDS encoding DUF2855 family protein, with protein sequence MNITQVHVRKAALTQAALAEVPLGPLAEGAVRLAIESFSVTANNVTYAVVGDGFKYWDFFSAPEGFGIVPMWGHARVIESRHPEIAVGERVYGYLPMASHLDVIPGRVTPGGFSDTAEHRQPMSPVYNSYTRLAADPEHDPAREAERMIFGPLFRTGFLIEYFLRGEGWFGAEQLVVTSASSKTAMGLASVARQSSPQIRRIGLTSKGNVGFVEASGLYDEVLAYDDLDKLAVLRSVSVDFAGNADLLARIHRHFEDALAQSVLVGATHIEARSVFGKHEPLPGPKPQLFFAPDHAVAFFKAHGADEGGRLVAAAWRDFLEAAEGTIAIERHAGLESARDVFTTMAAGQIDPAKGIVIEP encoded by the coding sequence ATGAACATCACGCAAGTCCATGTCCGCAAGGCCGCGTTGACGCAGGCGGCGCTCGCCGAGGTGCCGCTCGGCCCGCTCGCCGAAGGCGCCGTGAGGCTGGCGATCGAGAGCTTCTCGGTCACCGCCAACAACGTCACCTATGCGGTGGTTGGCGACGGGTTCAAATATTGGGACTTCTTCTCCGCTCCCGAAGGCTTCGGCATCGTCCCGATGTGGGGCCATGCCCGGGTGATCGAGAGCCGCCACCCCGAGATCGCGGTGGGCGAGCGGGTCTATGGCTACCTGCCGATGGCGAGCCACCTCGACGTGATCCCCGGCCGCGTCACGCCGGGCGGGTTTTCCGACACCGCGGAGCATCGCCAGCCGATGAGCCCGGTCTACAACAGCTACACCCGCCTCGCTGCCGACCCGGAGCACGATCCTGCGCGTGAGGCGGAGCGGATGATCTTCGGGCCGCTGTTCCGCACCGGGTTCCTGATCGAATACTTCCTGCGCGGAGAAGGGTGGTTCGGGGCCGAACAGCTGGTGGTCACCAGCGCCTCGTCGAAGACCGCGATGGGGCTGGCGAGCGTCGCGCGCCAATCCTCGCCGCAGATCAGGCGGATCGGGCTGACCTCGAAGGGCAATGTCGGCTTCGTCGAAGCGAGCGGGCTGTATGACGAGGTGCTCGCCTATGACGATCTCGACAAGCTTGCGGTTCTGCGCAGCGTCAGTGTCGACTTTGCGGGGAATGCCGATCTCCTCGCCCGCATCCATCGCCATTTCGAGGACGCGCTGGCGCAGTCGGTGCTGGTCGGCGCGACCCACATCGAGGCGCGCTCGGTGTTCGGCAAGCACGAGCCGCTGCCCGGACCCAAGCCGCAGCTGTTCTTCGCGCCCGACCACGCGGTCGCCTTCTTCAAGGCGCACGGGGCCGATGAAGGCGGCAGGCTGGTCGCGGCCGCCTGGCGCGATTTCCTCGAGGCCGCCGAGGGCACGATCGCGATCGAGCGGCACGCCGGCTTGGAATCGGCGCGTGACGTGTTCACCACGATGGCGGCCGGGCAGATCGACCCGGCCAAGGGCATCGTGATCGAACCCTGA
- a CDS encoding glutathione S-transferase family protein — MTAPAQVRIFGTVISTYTRICQIACEEAGLSHEVIATAAHSPANRHPFGKVPVVEIDGLELIESVAITQYIDNAHNAGALQPANPAARAMTDKWIAVANNYLFPLFERGLVMPWVMHRVAGFPLERETIERALPAISRALGFLEGELAADGAWTRHGFTLADVFLYPMVRSVELTPQGQAGISQCDRLLAWLEMCRARPSIAATRWESEP, encoded by the coding sequence GTGACGGCGCCCGCACAGGTCCGCATCTTCGGGACGGTCATCTCGACCTATACCCGCATCTGCCAGATCGCCTGCGAGGAGGCGGGGCTGTCGCATGAGGTGATCGCCACCGCCGCCCATTCGCCTGCCAACCGCCACCCTTTCGGCAAGGTTCCGGTTGTCGAGATCGACGGCTTGGAACTCATCGAGAGCGTCGCGATCACCCAATACATCGACAATGCCCACAACGCCGGCGCGCTCCAGCCCGCCAATCCGGCGGCGCGGGCGATGACCGACAAGTGGATCGCCGTCGCCAACAACTACCTCTTCCCGCTGTTCGAGCGCGGACTGGTGATGCCCTGGGTGATGCACCGCGTCGCCGGTTTCCCGCTCGAGCGCGAGACCATCGAGCGCGCGCTTCCCGCGATCAGCCGGGCGCTCGGCTTCCTCGAGGGCGAGCTGGCGGCGGACGGGGCATGGACCCGCCACGGCTTCACGCTCGCCGACGTGTTCCTCTATCCGATGGTGCGCTCGGTCGAGCTGACGCCGCAGGGGCAGGCGGGAATTTCGCAATGCGACCGGTTGCTGGCGTGGCTCGAGATGTGCCGCGCGCGTCCGTCGATCGCCGCGACACGCTGGGAAAGCGAGCCCTGA